In Methanothermococcus thermolithotrophicus DSM 2095, one DNA window encodes the following:
- the pyrC gene encoding dihydroorotase encodes MLLKNCNIIKNGNTIEADILIEDGIIKKIGKNIDYDDEKIDLKNKIVIGGVIDPHVHFRYGQDEKEDFISGSEAAINGGVPFVIDMPNNNPPITTKETFYKKYNEGKEKSKINIEFNYGVTESNYLETIKEAKSYKIFMVKSVGDLFINDYNKLKDILNQNKTFTIHAEHRDVINENSKKYELNSWINHCKIRDKRSEVEAVKEVLKNLEVIDKLNDKKPHIHFCHISTKEGLNLITEARNRFKNVKITVEATPHHIYLNIDRAEELKGMGKFNPPLRTKEDNKALISGIVNKNVDIIATDHAPHTYEEKNREEVKNCPSGIPGIETLVPLTLNLVNKGLISIFDAAEVLSENPAKIFNIDNEIREGNYANLTVIDLKKEMTIKGEDFKSKAKFTPFENWKVKGAPVCTVVNGVVYKGYE; translated from the coding sequence ATGCTTCTAAAAAACTGTAATATAATAAAAAATGGCAATACAATCGAAGCAGATATTTTAATTGAAGATGGGATTATTAAGAAAATCGGAAAAAATATTGATTATGATGATGAAAAAATCGACTTAAAAAACAAAATAGTTATCGGAGGGGTTATCGATCCCCATGTTCATTTTAGATATGGGCAGGATGAGAAGGAAGACTTCATTTCAGGAAGTGAGGCTGCAATAAACGGAGGAGTTCCTTTTGTTATCGACATGCCAAATAACAATCCTCCAATAACCACAAAGGAAACATTTTATAAAAAATACAACGAAGGGAAGGAAAAGAGCAAAATAAATATCGAATTTAACTATGGGGTAACTGAAAGTAACTATTTGGAAACCATAAAAGAGGCAAAATCCTATAAAATTTTCATGGTTAAATCTGTTGGGGATCTGTTTATAAACGATTATAATAAACTAAAAGACATTTTGAACCAGAATAAAACGTTTACAATTCATGCAGAGCATAGGGACGTAATAAACGAAAATTCAAAAAAATACGAGTTAAATAGCTGGATCAATCACTGTAAAATAAGGGATAAAAGAAGTGAAGTTGAGGCAGTAAAAGAGGTTTTAAAGAATTTGGAAGTAATTGATAAGTTAAACGATAAAAAGCCACATATTCATTTTTGTCACATATCCACAAAAGAGGGACTAAATTTGATCACTGAAGCAAGAAATAGATTTAAGAATGTTAAAATCACGGTTGAAGCCACACCGCACCATATATATTTAAATATAGATAGGGCCGAAGAGCTAAAAGGAATGGGAAAATTCAATCCGCCATTAAGGACAAAGGAAGATAATAAAGCCCTAATATCTGGAATAGTTAATAAAAACGTTGATATCATAGCAACAGACCATGCTCCACATACTTATGAAGAAAAAAACAGGGAAGAAGTAAAAAACTGCCCATCTGGAATTCCAGGAATTGAAACCCTTGTTCCTTTAACATTAAATTTGGTAAATAAGGGATTAATATCGATTTTTGATGCTGCGGAGGTTTTATCAGAAAATCCTGCAAAAATTTTTAATATCGACAATGAAATTAGGGAAGGAAACTATGCAAATTTAACAGTTATTGATTTGAAAAAAGAAATGACTATAAAAGGGGAAGATTTCAAATCAAAGGCAAAATTCACACCATTTGAAAACTGGAAAGTTAAAGGAGCTCCGGTTTGTACTGTGGTTAATGGTGTTGTTTATAAGGGATATGAATAA
- a CDS encoding phosphoribosylanthranilate isomerase, producing MFIKICGIKSHDELKIVEKYADATGVIVESESKRTIDLDKAKELIETSKIPVFTVSTLSDFEGWANVIKETGTKYIQIHSNMKPTDVERIKDEYDVFIMKAFKVPKMSSAPEKDAEDLINEIEEYNDIVDRVLLDTGKGCGITHDHRISKMVCEKFNVVLAGGLNPENVMEITEYVQPFGVDVSSGVEKDNKKDEDLIKSFVKNLNINKI from the coding sequence ATGTTTATTAAAATATGTGGTATTAAATCACATGATGAACTAAAAATAGTTGAAAAATATGCAGATGCCACAGGGGTAATTGTGGAATCTGAATCTAAAAGAACTATAGACCTTGATAAGGCTAAAGAGTTGATAGAAACGTCTAAAATCCCTGTATTTACAGTTTCCACATTAAGCGATTTTGAAGGCTGGGCAAATGTGATAAAAGAAACTGGGACAAAATATATTCAAATTCACTCAAACATGAAACCTACCGATGTTGAAAGAATAAAAGACGAATACGATGTTTTTATAATGAAGGCATTTAAAGTACCTAAGATGAGCTCAGCTCCTGAAAAAGATGCTGAAGATTTGATAAATGAAATAGAAGAATACAACGATATCGTTGATAGAGTTTTACTTGATACAGGTAAAGGTTGCGGTATCACACACGACCATAGAATAAGTAAAATGGTTTGTGAAAAGTTTAATGTGGTACTGGCAGGCGGTTTAAATCCTGAAAATGTGATGGAAATCACAGAATACGTTCAACCATTTGGTGTCGATGTATCAAGTGGTGTTGAAAAAGATAATAAAAAAGATGAAGATTTAATAAAATCATTTGTTAAAAATTTAAACATCAATAAAATATAA
- the trpD gene encoding anthranilate phosphoribosyltransferase, with protein sequence MLSKIVDRNDLTFEEAYDLFNQLLNESEVRIGAYLAALQTKGFTSEEIAGFAKAMRDNAIKVNLGSGVADTCGTGGDKSSTINVSTAVSIVLSCFTKVAKHGNVSITSKSGSANVLEALGIKIDSTPEEAKQMIDKTNFVFLFAPKYHPALKKIMPVRKELGIKTIFNILGPLANPASPDYQIVGVNSLDLVEKVAESLKLLGVKKALVVYGNGLDELNPNDYSTVCEVVGNKPLNTYKISPEDFGIERSKPIPCGSPEESAKRIIDVFSGKINEDRNFIVLNASAALYASEIASDYSEAVEMVKNAIDDGTVLNKLAEIQNYK encoded by the coding sequence ATGCTAAGTAAAATCGTCGATAGAAATGATTTAACTTTTGAAGAGGCTTATGACTTATTTAATCAATTGTTAAATGAAAGCGAGGTTAGGATAGGGGCATACCTTGCGGCACTTCAAACTAAAGGATTTACATCTGAGGAAATTGCTGGTTTTGCAAAAGCCATGAGGGACAATGCCATTAAGGTAAATTTAGGTAGTGGTGTAGCCGATACATGTGGAACAGGTGGGGATAAATCTTCGACCATAAATGTTAGTACTGCGGTGTCAATCGTATTATCTTGCTTCACAAAAGTTGCAAAACATGGAAACGTGTCAATTACTTCTAAAAGTGGTTCTGCAAATGTTCTGGAAGCATTGGGTATTAAAATTGATTCCACACCTGAGGAAGCTAAACAAATGATCGACAAAACAAACTTCGTATTCCTATTTGCTCCAAAGTACCATCCTGCACTAAAAAAGATAATGCCTGTAAGAAAGGAGCTCGGTATAAAAACAATATTCAATATACTTGGACCCCTTGCCAATCCTGCAAGCCCTGATTATCAAATTGTAGGTGTTAATTCTTTGGATTTAGTTGAAAAAGTTGCAGAATCGCTAAAATTACTCGGAGTTAAAAAGGCCCTTGTGGTTTATGGAAACGGCCTTGATGAATTAAATCCAAACGATTACTCAACAGTATGTGAAGTTGTAGGAAATAAACCATTAAACACCTATAAAATATCTCCAGAGGATTTTGGAATAGAAAGATCAAAACCAATACCATGCGGAAGTCCAGAAGAGAGTGCAAAGAGAATAATTGATGTGTTTTCAGGAAAAATTAACGAAGATAGGAATTTTATAGTATTAAATGCTTCTGCAGCACTCTATGCATCAGAAATAGCATCAGATTATTCAGAAGCCGTTGAAATGGTAAAGAATGCTATTGACGATGGAACAGTATTAAATAAGCTTGCAGAGATTCAAAATTACAAATGA
- a CDS encoding anthranilate synthase component I yields the protein MKLFRQKFDYIDPLKLYNVLREEGEYPFILESRDKHPSKARYTYISSNPEFVVNVKNNTKIDNTTVSKEKNPFKALKYIFESEIKGDENNKTKTNEITNIEVNERFTGGFLGYFSYDTIHNYIGGDIEEPSVFGYYDHVYVYDHILNRYYYLTLNNSKEEMNNAEKIVEKAKKSNIMDEKGGTEIVGCDAGREDFMKMVEKTKDYIYAGDAFQVVISREYQLKSDYSAFKIYRNLRELNPSPYMFLLEFEKDVVGASPETMASVEDNILKINPIAGTTTVGKTEEENRELAEKLLNDEKERAEHMMLVDLARNDVRKVSRSGTVELKRFFEVVRYSHVQHIESEVIGELKDNATMFDAIEASFPAGTLTGAPKYRAMEIIDELEKSRRKIYGGAVGYFSLSNHADTAIAIRMTEIGKDRVCRVRAGAGIVADSVPENEYIETERKMAAVMRALEVEHDIDK from the coding sequence ATGAAATTATTTAGGCAAAAATTTGACTATATTGATCCGTTGAAACTGTACAACGTTTTAAGAGAAGAAGGGGAATATCCGTTTATTTTAGAGTCAAGGGATAAACATCCTTCAAAGGCGAGATATACCTACATATCTTCAAATCCGGAATTTGTCGTAAATGTAAAAAATAATACAAAAATAGACAATACCACAGTTTCAAAGGAAAAAAATCCATTTAAGGCCTTAAAGTACATTTTTGAATCAGAGATAAAAGGGGATGAAAATAATAAAACTAAAACTAATGAAATAACCAATATTGAAGTAAATGAAAGATTTACCGGCGGTTTCTTAGGATACTTCTCCTACGATACAATACACAACTATATCGGCGGAGATATTGAAGAACCTTCTGTATTTGGATACTACGACCATGTTTACGTTTACGACCATATTTTAAACAGGTACTACTACCTGACACTTAACAACTCTAAGGAAGAAATGAATAACGCTGAAAAGATTGTTGAAAAGGCAAAAAAATCAAATATAATGGATGAAAAAGGCGGAACAGAAATTGTTGGATGCGATGCAGGTAGAGAAGATTTTATGAAAATGGTAGAAAAAACCAAGGATTATATCTACGCAGGGGATGCATTTCAGGTAGTTATATCAAGGGAATATCAGTTAAAAAGTGATTATTCAGCATTTAAGATATATAGAAACCTTAGGGAACTTAATCCAAGTCCATACATGTTTTTACTGGAATTTGAAAAGGATGTAGTAGGAGCTTCTCCTGAAACTATGGCTTCTGTTGAAGACAATATCCTTAAAATAAATCCAATTGCAGGAACCACAACTGTTGGGAAAACGGAAGAAGAAAATAGAGAACTTGCGGAAAAACTTCTAAACGATGAAAAAGAAAGAGCAGAACATATGATGCTCGTTGATTTGGCGAGAAATGATGTTAGAAAGGTGTCTAGATCAGGAACCGTTGAACTTAAAAGATTCTTTGAAGTTGTGAGATACAGTCATGTTCAGCACATAGAAAGCGAAGTTATAGGGGAACTAAAGGACAATGCCACAATGTTTGATGCGATAGAAGCTTCATTCCCAGCCGGGACTTTAACAGGAGCTCCGAAATATAGGGCCATGGAGATAATAGATGAACTGGAAAAATCACGAAGAAAAATCTATGGCGGAGCTGTGGGATACTTTTCACTTAGCAATCATGCAGATACTGCAATAGCCATAAGAATGACAGAAATAGGCAAAGATAGAGTTTGCAGGGTAAGGGCAGGAGCAGGAATAGTGGCCGATTCAGTCCCAGAGAATGAATATATTGAAACAGAAAGAAAAATGGCGGCTGTGATGCGTGCATTAGAGGTGGAACATGATATTGATAAGTAA
- a CDS encoding aminodeoxychorismate/anthranilate synthase component II, with product MILIIDNKDSFVWNLAEYASIYDKIKVVPNTITLEEVKKINPDGIIISPGPGSPDNKRDVENCPEIIMNMDVPILGVCLGHQIIAHIFGGKVDRIPPVHGKSSLIKHDGKTIFKDIKNPLEVGRYHSLAVLEVPEDFEVSAVTIDTDKEVVMGIRHKKRPIEGVQFHPESVLTEWENKEGLKIIKNFIDGALDYK from the coding sequence ATGATTTTAATAATAGATAATAAGGATTCGTTTGTATGGAATTTGGCAGAATATGCATCCATTTATGATAAAATAAAGGTTGTTCCAAACACCATAACCCTTGAAGAGGTAAAAAAAATAAATCCTGATGGGATAATAATTTCACCAGGTCCTGGTTCTCCAGATAATAAAAGGGATGTTGAAAACTGCCCTGAAATTATAATGAACATGGACGTTCCAATATTGGGCGTTTGTTTAGGTCATCAAATAATAGCTCACATATTTGGGGGAAAAGTCGATAGAATACCACCAGTTCATGGTAAATCAAGTTTAATCAAACATGACGGAAAAACCATATTTAAGGATATTAAAAACCCATTGGAAGTTGGAAGATACCATTCTCTTGCAGTCCTTGAAGTTCCAGAGGATTTTGAAGTTTCTGCCGTAACAATCGATACAGATAAAGAAGTTGTCATGGGAATAAGGCATAAAAAAAGACCTATTGAAGGGGTTCAGTTCCATCCCGAAAGTGTATTGACTGAATGGGAAAATAAAGAGGGTTTAAAGATTATTAAAAATTTTATAGATGGGGCATTGGATTACAAATAA
- the trpC gene encoding indole-3-glycerol phosphate synthase TrpC — MHSMAKSIINTKNNYRNPIIAEIKVHSPKYGDMLKGRDEIDILRIYENAGAAGISYITDKKYFNGNFEMFKKICASTELPVLRKDFITTKDEIERTAEAEGGAILIIARLLKDETAEFVDYALEHGLDTLVEVHNKEEIDIAKETNTTMMGVNNRDITKLELDDGTVSLTEQLSDLIPKDVIFVSESGIASINDLKIALKYADAALIGTSFMKADNMEEFVKSFVEAKLC, encoded by the coding sequence ATGCATTCTATGGCGAAATCAATAATAAACACAAAAAATAATTACAGAAATCCAATAATAGCAGAAATAAAGGTCCATTCTCCAAAATATGGTGACATGCTTAAAGGAAGGGATGAAATAGATATTCTTAGAATATACGAAAATGCAGGAGCTGCGGGAATATCCTACATCACCGATAAAAAATACTTTAACGGAAACTTTGAAATGTTCAAAAAAATATGTGCATCAACTGAGCTCCCTGTTTTAAGAAAAGATTTTATAACCACAAAGGATGAAATTGAAAGAACTGCAGAAGCTGAGGGCGGCGCCATATTAATAATAGCAAGACTTTTAAAGGACGAAACAGCTGAATTTGTTGATTACGCCTTAGAACATGGATTAGATACGTTAGTTGAAGTTCATAATAAGGAAGAAATCGATATAGCAAAGGAAACAAATACAACAATGATGGGAGTGAATAACAGGGATATAACCAAACTGGAACTTGACGATGGAACCGTATCACTTACAGAACAGTTGTCCGATTTAATTCCAAAGGATGTTATTTTTGTCAGTGAAAGTGGTATTGCATCTATAAATGATCTAAAAATAGCTTTAAAATATGCAGACGCAGCTCTTATTGGAACAAGTTTTATGAAAGCCGACAACATGGAGGAATTTGTTAAAAGTTTCGTGGAGGCTAAATTATGCTAA
- the trpA gene encoding tryptophan synthase subunit alpha, translated as MEKKLVSFIVAGDPNPEATLKFMNALSKYSDIIELGIPFSDPMADGETIQKADIRALNGGMRVSKVFDIIKEFRKNSDTPVVVMTYYNPIFSMGVENFIKKLKEVGGNGLIAVDLPVEDSEEYLNICKKYGIDTVFLAAPNTSEDRLKKIDEASSMFIYLVSVYGTTGARDDVSDLALDFLNRTKKLCKNPVYVGFGISKGEHAKKFIENGADGVVVGSAYVRIIEEYGDSEEAVKKLEEKAKELKEGVIEGSKAN; from the coding sequence ATGGAAAAAAAATTGGTTAGTTTTATAGTTGCAGGAGACCCAAATCCAGAGGCAACATTAAAATTTATGAACGCTTTGAGCAAATATTCCGATATAATAGAGCTCGGTATTCCGTTCAGTGACCCGATGGCAGATGGAGAAACAATTCAAAAAGCAGATATTAGAGCATTAAATGGTGGAATGAGAGTTTCCAAAGTTTTTGACATTATAAAAGAGTTTAGAAAAAATTCAGATACTCCAGTAGTTGTGATGACATACTACAATCCTATATTCAGTATGGGCGTAGAAAACTTTATAAAAAAATTAAAAGAAGTTGGTGGCAACGGTTTAATAGCTGTTGATTTACCTGTTGAAGATTCAGAGGAATATCTTAATATCTGCAAAAAGTACGGTATCGATACAGTGTTCCTTGCTGCACCAAATACATCAGAGGATAGACTTAAAAAGATTGATGAAGCGAGCTCTATGTTTATATATTTGGTTTCAGTTTATGGGACCACTGGAGCTAGGGACGATGTTTCCGATCTTGCATTGGATTTCTTAAATAGGACCAAAAAACTCTGTAAAAATCCCGTTTATGTTGGATTTGGAATATCAAAAGGAGAACATGCTAAAAAATTCATTGAAAACGGTGCTGACGGTGTTGTTGTAGGAAGTGCCTATGTAAGGATAATTGAAGAATATGGAGATTCAGAAGAAGCCGTTAAAAAACTTGAAGAAAAGGCAAAGGAATTAAAAGAAGGAGTTATAGAAGGGAGCAAAGCGAACTAA
- a CDS encoding Nre family DNA repair protein encodes MELFKSKVCSYCKGRKQICGRPKCPILERFRIVKNTKSILNKKEIFGASPPSIFVGEFGYPKVRIGPMVPPVEGNTSHLDNPLKWENASIENILEYRSMLVMGQATANVNVNKNSSYLSDIQELSMAIKPVDSEITLKHKPSLNVVPSEFAPPLGPRGELLKFKISENPKIPNKSEYIVNDDFKASEAVISLYNAGFDEYYIIKLLSAGLLGLNKKLVPTRWSITAIQDMLGKNLKKEVLGRPYINNYELYFYEFLGNRYTVLLMPDQYSFELLEVWLNGSLFGSKNPRVLGDFEDIKGIKDYAKETTGAFYASRLSVLEHLRKRKRQSKVLIFREVTPKYYAPVGVWQIRTGVKKALENPIGKFDNLNNALNNVKKFLRAPLEGYTSKSKILKNRKRQAILDAYLN; translated from the coding sequence ATGGAACTATTTAAATCAAAAGTCTGCTCATATTGCAAGGGTCGAAAACAGATTTGTGGGAGACCAAAATGTCCAATTTTAGAGAGATTCAGAATAGTTAAAAATACTAAAAGTATCCTCAACAAAAAAGAGATATTTGGAGCTTCTCCACCATCAATATTTGTTGGAGAATTCGGCTATCCTAAAGTTAGAATTGGTCCTATGGTACCACCAGTTGAGGGAAATACATCCCATTTAGACAATCCACTAAAATGGGAAAATGCAAGTATTGAAAATATTTTGGAGTATAGATCAATGTTAGTTATGGGACAGGCTACTGCAAATGTTAATGTAAATAAAAACTCCAGTTATTTAAGTGATATTCAGGAGCTCTCAATGGCAATAAAACCTGTGGACAGTGAAATTACTCTTAAACATAAACCATCATTAAATGTAGTTCCAAGCGAATTTGCCCCACCACTCGGGCCAAGAGGGGAGCTCTTAAAATTTAAAATTTCAGAGAATCCAAAAATACCTAATAAAAGTGAATATATAGTTAACGATGACTTTAAAGCCAGTGAAGCCGTTATTTCACTTTACAATGCAGGATTTGATGAATACTACATAATTAAATTACTTTCAGCAGGATTACTTGGATTAAACAAAAAACTGGTACCTACCAGATGGAGCATAACCGCAATTCAGGATATGCTTGGAAAAAATCTAAAAAAAGAAGTTTTAGGACGTCCATATATTAACAACTATGAACTTTATTTCTATGAATTCCTTGGAAATAGATATACCGTTCTTTTAATGCCTGATCAATATTCGTTTGAGTTACTGGAAGTATGGCTTAATGGATCATTATTTGGATCTAAAAATCCACGGGTTTTGGGTGATTTTGAAGACATTAAAGGAATAAAAGATTATGCCAAAGAAACTACGGGGGCGTTCTATGCTTCACGTTTAAGTGTACTTGAACACCTTAGGAAGAGAAAAAGACAGTCTAAAGTTTTGATATTCAGAGAAGTTACCCCAAAATACTATGCTCCAGTTGGAGTTTGGCAGATTAGGACGGGAGTTAAAAAAGCCTTAGAGAATCCTATAGGGAAATTTGATAATTTAAACAATGCATTAAATAATGTTAAAAAATTCTTAAGAGCTCCTTTAGAAGGTTATACATCAAAAAGTAAAATTTTAAAAAATAGAAAAAGACAGGCAATATTGGATGCATATCTCAACTAA
- the trpB gene encoding tryptophan synthase subunit beta: MELRFGEYGGQYVPEVLMPSLKELEKAYKEYKDDPEFKEELDYYLKKYAGRETPLYFAENLTKKIGGAKIYLKREDLLLGGAHKINNSLGQALLAKKMGKTRLIAETGAGEHGLSTAMVGALFGMKARIYMGAIDVERQKLNVYKMKLHGAEVYPVESGSKTLKDAINEALRDWVETFEDTHYLIGSVVGPYPYPSIVRDFQSVIGREAKQQILEAEGRLPDCIVACVGGGSNSIGIFNEFKNDKEVKLIGVEAAGEGLDTEKHAASLLRGRKGILHGMFSYFLQDEDGQIKPTYSVSAGLDYPGVGPEHAYLKDIGRVEYAGITDEEALNAFLELSRTEGIIPALESSHAVAHGMKVAKEMDKDEIVIVNLSGRGDKDLHTVMKYIKF, translated from the coding sequence ATGGAATTAAGATTTGGAGAATACGGAGGGCAGTATGTCCCAGAGGTACTTATGCCATCATTAAAGGAATTGGAAAAGGCGTATAAAGAATATAAAGATGATCCAGAGTTTAAAGAAGAGCTCGACTATTACTTAAAAAAATATGCTGGAAGAGAAACACCACTATACTTTGCTGAAAATCTTACAAAAAAGATTGGTGGAGCTAAGATATATTTAAAAAGAGAGGATTTATTACTCGGTGGAGCTCACAAAATAAACAACAGTCTTGGTCAGGCACTTTTGGCAAAAAAAATGGGAAAAACACGATTAATAGCTGAGACCGGTGCAGGAGAGCATGGATTATCAACTGCAATGGTCGGGGCATTGTTTGGAATGAAGGCAAGAATTTACATGGGAGCAATAGATGTTGAAAGACAGAAGTTAAACGTTTATAAAATGAAGTTGCACGGTGCAGAGGTCTATCCAGTAGAATCTGGTTCAAAAACATTGAAGGATGCCATAAATGAAGCATTGAGAGACTGGGTAGAAACATTTGAAGACACACACTACTTAATAGGTTCTGTTGTTGGACCGTACCCTTATCCATCAATAGTTAGGGATTTCCAGTCAGTTATAGGAAGAGAGGCAAAACAGCAAATACTTGAAGCAGAAGGAAGGCTTCCAGACTGTATTGTTGCCTGCGTAGGTGGGGGCAGTAACTCTATAGGAATATTTAATGAATTTAAAAACGATAAAGAAGTTAAATTAATTGGTGTAGAAGCAGCTGGAGAAGGGCTTGACACTGAAAAACATGCGGCTTCATTACTTAGGGGTAGAAAAGGAATACTACACGGTATGTTCTCATACTTCTTACAGGATGAAGATGGACAAATTAAACCAACATACAGCGTCTCTGCTGGACTCGATTATCCTGGCGTAGGTCCTGAGCATGCATACCTTAAAGATATCGGAAGAGTGGAGTATGCTGGAATAACTGATGAAGAGGCATTAAATGCATTTTTAGAACTTTCAAGAACAGAAGGAATAATACCTGCTCTTGAATCATCTCACGCCGTTGCCCATGGTATGAAAGTGGCAAAAGAAATGGATAAAGATGAAATTGTAATAGTAAACCTTTCAGGAAGGGGAGATAAGGACTTACACACGGTTATGAAGTATATTAAATTTTAA
- a CDS encoding glutamate--tRNA ligase, whose protein sequence is MRDVVMKYLLQNSVKYNGKPNPKAVVGKILAENPDYRKNAKELFKLAGEIAKEVESIPLDQQIKKLEEIAPELLHEEKTERKKRELELKNVKGKVVMRFAPNPSGPLHLGHARAAVLNDYFSKKYDGKLVLRLEDTDPKRVLPEAYDMIKEDLEWLGVKIDEVVVQSERMEIYYEYGRKLIEMGHAYVCECDPEEFRELRSKGIACNCRDRAVEENLELWEKMLNRELENVAVRLKTDIQHKNPSIRDFPIFRIERTPHPKTGDKYCVYPLMNLSVSVDDHLLGMTHVLRGKDHIVNTEKQKYIFDYFGWEMPEYIHYGILKIEGPVLSTSKMHAGIEEGTYKGWDDPRLGTLRALKRRGIKSEAIYKLMTEIGIKQADVRFSWENLYAANKDIIDKDTRRFFFVWNPKKVIIEGAEKTVLNLRMHPDRSEFGERELIFDGNIYVSDDLELGKMYRLMELFNIVVEKIEDNTIYAKYHSDDFKIARQNKAKIIHWIPVKDAVNVKVIDTDANEHVGFAEKDFKVVDVDDIVQFERFGFVRVDEKKGDEVVCYFAHK, encoded by the coding sequence TTGAGAGACGTAGTTATGAAATATCTTCTTCAAAATTCAGTGAAGTATAATGGAAAACCAAATCCTAAAGCAGTTGTTGGAAAAATACTTGCTGAAAATCCAGATTATAGAAAAAATGCAAAAGAATTATTTAAACTAGCTGGGGAAATAGCCAAGGAAGTGGAAAGTATCCCATTAGACCAGCAAATTAAAAAATTAGAAGAAATCGCTCCAGAACTACTACATGAAGAAAAGACCGAAAGAAAAAAGAGGGAACTTGAATTGAAAAACGTTAAAGGTAAAGTTGTAATGAGGTTTGCTCCAAATCCTTCTGGACCTTTGCATTTAGGGCATGCAAGAGCTGCGGTATTAAACGATTATTTCTCAAAAAAATACGATGGAAAATTAGTTCTAAGGCTCGAAGATACGGACCCAAAAAGAGTACTTCCAGAAGCCTATGACATGATAAAAGAAGATTTAGAATGGCTTGGAGTTAAAATAGATGAAGTTGTTGTTCAATCTGAAAGAATGGAAATTTACTATGAATATGGTAGGAAGTTAATTGAAATGGGACATGCTTATGTTTGTGAGTGTGATCCTGAGGAATTTAGAGAATTGAGAAGTAAGGGAATAGCATGCAACTGTAGAGATAGGGCGGTGGAAGAAAATTTAGAGCTCTGGGAAAAAATGTTAAATAGAGAACTTGAAAATGTTGCAGTTAGGTTAAAAACTGACATACAGCACAAAAACCCGTCTATAAGGGATTTCCCAATATTTAGAATTGAAAGAACGCCACATCCAAAAACTGGGGACAAATACTGTGTTTATCCATTAATGAACCTATCTGTATCTGTAGATGATCATTTACTTGGAATGACTCATGTTTTAAGGGGAAAAGATCACATAGTAAATACAGAAAAGCAGAAGTACATTTTTGATTACTTTGGATGGGAAATGCCCGAATATATCCACTACGGTATTTTAAAGATTGAAGGGCCGGTTTTAAGCACTTCAAAAATGCATGCAGGTATTGAAGAAGGAACCTATAAAGGATGGGATGATCCAAGATTAGGAACTCTAAGGGCCTTAAAGAGAAGGGGAATAAAATCAGAAGCAATATATAAACTAATGACCGAAATAGGAATAAAACAGGCAGATGTTAGATTCTCATGGGAAAATCTCTATGCGGCAAATAAGGATATAATAGATAAAGATACAAGGAGATTCTTCTTTGTCTGGAATCCAAAAAAGGTTATTATAGAAGGTGCTGAAAAAACTGTTTTAAATTTAAGAATGCATCCAGATAGATCAGAGTTTGGAGAAAGGGAGTTAATATTTGACGGAAATATTTATGTCTCAGATGATTTGGAGCTCGGAAAAATGTATAGATTGATGGAATTGTTTAATATCGTTGTTGAAAAGATAGAGGACAATACAATTTATGCAAAATACCACAGCGATGATTTTAAAATTGCAAGACAGAACAAGGCAAAAATCATCCACTGGATTCCTGTAAAAGATGCAGTAAACGTTAAAGTCATAGATACAGATGCAAATGAGCACGTTGGATTTGCAGAAAAGGACTTTAAAGTGGTAGATGTTGACGATATTGTCCAATTTGAAAGATTTGGATTTGTAAGAGTGGATGAAAAGAAAGGCGATGAAGTAGTTTGCTACTTTGCCCATAAGTAA